The DNA segment GCCTGATGGATTGCACGGATTGCATGGTTAGTCTCCTTCCTTGGTGCCTGCGAGTGTGGTGCCTGTGAGTGCCTGGTCAGCGCATACGTGCGGAAACGGCAAGAGCCGGCGGGTCGGCGAATGGTCCGAGGCGCGCACGCTGATATGCCGCTGCGTTCCGCGGAAATTGTTCGGGAATGACGAAACCGCCAGGCCTGAAGTTCTCGTTTGGATACGACCGGACGCGCCCCGGGTCGTGCTTGCGTGGCAGCTCATACACTACATACGCGGCCGGAATGGTGGCCGGATCAGGCACGGACCACGGCCGCACCGGCAACGCGGCCTGGCGTTTGAGTAGTTGGGTCGCGCGCGCGGTGTCGGCAACCTCATCCGCACGGGGCGGGGAAACATCGCCCGCCGCTGGCGCCCCTAGCAGCATCGCGCCACCGCTCAATGCCGCGGCACACCATCGGGCAGCGTAGCGTCGTGAACACGTCATGCGTGCCCCGCGCCCGTCGTAATCAGCGTGATGGCATACAGAGAGCTCGATGCAGCGATGTACAGTCGGTTGCGCGCCGCGCTACCCGGCGCGCTGCCGAACGTGCAGTTACCAGTCTTCTCCGGCACGGCGATATGCCCGAGTGCGGTGCCGTCCGGCGCGTGCACGTGCACGCCATCCTCCGCGGTGATATAGACCCGGCCCTGACGGTCCACGCGCAAGCCATCCGGCAAGCCGGGTGAGATAACCGTGAACACACCGCCGCTCGCGAGGCGCTTGCCCGGCCTGCCGTTTGTCGCCACGTCCAGCACGCGCACATGGTGATTGCCGTCGGGATCGTGGGAGGCCGACGTATCCGAGATGTATAGCTTCGACTCGTCCGGGGAAAATGCCAGCCCGTTGGGTTGCACGAAATCGTCGGCAACGACCTCCAGCGCGCCGGTCACTGGGTCCATGCGATAGACGTGGCGCCCCGGCTGCTCCTGGTCCGCCTTGTAGCCCTCGCGGTCACTGAGAATGCCGTAGCTCGGGTCGGTAAACCAGATAGAACCGTCCGATCTGACCACCACGTCATTGGGCGAATTGAGCCGCTTGCCCTTGTAGCGGTCGGCGAGGATGACAACCTTGCCGTCAGCCTCGGTGCGCGAGATGCAGCGACGGCCGTGCTCGCACGACACCAGCCGGCCTTGCAGGTCCAGCGTATGGCCATTGGTGAATTGTGCAGGCTGGCGAAACACCTCCATGCCGGCAGCGGACCACCGCAGCAGGCGGTTGTTGGGAATGTCACTCCACAGCACGCTCTGCAGCCGGGGCACCCACACTGGCCCCTCGCTCCAGATCGCACCGGTCGCCAGCCGCTCGAGCAGCTGGCCCGGTTGCAGGACGTCTTGGAAGCGTTCATCAAGCACAACCGGCTCCTGCAGGCGCGTGGCCGCCAGCGGGCCGGACTCCCGTGCAACGGCCTGCGCCGCCAATGCGGCACCGCCACAGCACGCCAGGAAACGCCGCCGAGAAAGCTTGCCGGATTGCGAACGGTGGGGACGAAAATGACGCAAAAACATGGGTTGGTCTTTTTCGCTGGATGTTGAGCAAGGATGCCGAGCAGGCTTGGCGGCGAGCTTTTCGAACTCGTTCAGAACTTGCCGGACCCGGATCTCATCAGGCTGGGCAAGGAAAAAGGCGGCAGATTGTGGCGCCGTTCCCGGTCACTGCCGGTGCTTGCAAGGCATCGAAGCGACTGGCAAAGCGGTGTGGGACGCGCGCGCCCATGCAATGCGGGGCGCAGCCGGCATGCTTGTCTCCTGTCTGGATTCGACTTTGTTTTAGAGATTTTCTCCGTCGGTCCAATTACTGTCTATTCACCATTTTTAATGGAGTGATATCTGTAGGTTATCGCTCCCGATGAGGATTCGTAAGAGCCAGAAGATCACCCCGGGGCCGCTTCAGAAGAAGGTCACGCCCATTTTTGCGACACTGAATCCTGAAGGCGACGGTGCATGTCGAGCAGATTGATGATGAGCACGCGCACCTTGCCGATCGGCGAGATCTGCCGGGTCAGTCGGCCAGTCTGCCGGACGACCGCACACGCTTGTCAGGCGCGCGCATCGTTGCGCAATGGGCTTTGAATCACAAGGTTTTATTGGAGCATGACCGTATCAATCGACACGAAAAGAACGATCATCCCAGGCCGGGAGGATAGCTTGTCTGCCGCAGGTAAAGCTTGCACTGCACAAAACCAGTGTCAGCCAGCTGTTCCAGATCGGCCTGTATATCTTGACGTGGCGCCGGGTGACACTGTTTCCCCATGCCGGCCTGTGGGGCAGTGGTCGCGCTGCCGATTGGCAGATCGCGGCGCGCGGGTCTCGGCCGCTGCCGATGAGCGAGTCGAAAATGCCGCAGACGATCAGGCTGGCGACCACGCGCGCGCCGCAGCGCGCCCAGCGGGAGGGGGGCATTGGCTTTGCTTTTTTACATGCGGCACCGAGGTCTATTCTAAAAGCGACTTCAGTGCACATCCTGCCTCCCGGAGGCCGCCATGAAACCACTAATTCGCCACTTTCACTCCAACCCGCGGCATCACGGGACGCGGTATTACCTGGGGCTGGCGGCCTGCCTGCTGATACCTGGACTAGCCTACGTCTTGTGGACCCTGATGGCGGCGAGGTTCTGAACTGATTTCAATTCAGTTCCGTAGAAAAGCACGTGTGCGGAAAGTTACCAAGCAGGCTCCCTGGGTGGGAAAGCCGATAACCCTGAATGGTCTAGAGCAGGACAAAGCCGTGCTCTGCCGTTGGCTCGGGGACATCGCTCTTTTCGCCAAGCATGTCCATGAGTTCAAGTTCGATCTTCCGGCAGATCTGGGCCACGGGCACGTCATCGGGGCTTCCTTCGAATGGGTTCTCCGTGCTTTCGACCACCTGCTCCAACGCGAGGTACACCCACAAGATCATCGCGCTGAATGGAATGACCGGCCTGATCATGTTGCCATGCATGACGCCAGAAACGCTGGCAATGCGCTTTTTGAACTCCGTAAGAATGCCAACAGGCAGCAGCGGAAAAAAGGCGCGGACAAAGCGCATATTGATGACCTCATATTGCCTGGGATATTCACCGTAGCGCTGGAACACGTCGGTGCGATAGGTCGTGCAATAGGTCGTGCAATAGAACGTGCGACAACTTATTTCTTCAACGAATTTCAGACTCAGGACATTCTGTCTGGTTGCTGGTGGCATTCTGCGCGGGCAGGGCGGAGAAAGCGCCGCCGGTGACCGGCGCGGGCAGCGTGTTGCGGGCATTGGCCAGGTATGCCCCCGGTCGCGTCAGGACCGGAGGATCGTCTCTCTCAGGAAACCGGGGACGCGGCAAGAACGCCGCGATGCAGTCATTCTTCTGCGCACAGGAAAGCAAGCCGGCGCTGCCGGTGCCTGCGTGAACGACCTGGCTACTTCACCGGGGTCAGGATTGGCGCGCGCTTGTTTTTTATCAGGAACACGACAAACCTGGCCGGTCGCGTCGCGCTGGCGTTGCGCCCAACGGTATGGATGTCGTCGGGGCCTTCGTGGAACGTATCTCCGGCCTTGAGTGTCACCTCCCTGCCGCCCTTGACGCCCATGATAATGCTTCCCTCGAGTACATAGACGAAGGCGTGCGCGTCATGGCGATGCACGGGGTCTGCCGAGCCAGGCGGATAGTCCACCACAATCATCTGGACTTCCTTGCCCGGGTACTCGGGCAACGGTTCCGAGGTCAGCGGCGTGACGCTCGCTTGCGGCGCGGCCACCGCCGGATGCATAACCAGCAAGGAAGACAACACCAGGGGTGCCGCAAATGAAGCGATCGTTTTCATGGCGTCACTCCAGATTGGCCTTGTCGAGCCCGAACGCTTTGTCAGACGAGCCGGGCACCATACGGAAAGCCACGTTCAGCCGGTTCCAGCTGTTGATCGCACCCACGAGGAATGTGAGATCCGACAGTTCCGTCTCGGAAAACAGCGTACGTACGCTGTCATAGATATCGTCGGACACGCCCTGGGCAGGAATGTTGGTTAGCACCTCGGTCCATGCCAGCGCGGCGCGTTCGCGCGGTGAGAACAGGGTCGACTCGCGCCAGATCGCCACATGATGCAGGCGCAGTTCGCGCTCGCCATGGATCTTCGCCATCTTGACGTGCATGTCGACGCAGAACGCACAGCCATTGAGCTGCGACGTGCGTAGCTCGACGAGCTCGCGGATGTGCGCCTCGATCGTCGTTTTCTGGAACAGCGCGCTGAGCTCCATGAGCTTCTTGGATAATTCCGGGGATTGCTGAAAGTAGTTAACGCGTTGCGTCATGATGCTCTCCTGGGGAGATGGTCAAGGTTGTGTTGGGCGGCACATCGAGGCGGATCTCGCTGAAGCTCGCCGGCATGGTTTTAAGCGGTTGGCCCGAACAGGTCTCGTCAGGCAAGTTGTGCCCGGCAACGGCGTGACGCTCGGATCCAAGCGTTGCGCGGCAGGATGGACTTCGCAGGTTGGCAACCTGTGATCAACCGCCTTTAGTCTGCGCGAGCCACTGGTCAAGATTGACCCGGCCGATCCGCGCGTCGCCAAGCGGCACGAGCGACAACTCCTCGACCTGGCCGCCGTAGTAGCGCGCATTGCGATCGGTCACGACCGGGCGTGCGTCGCCGACCGATTTCAGATAGCGCGTGATGATTTCCGCGAAGGGCTCGCGGTCCGGGCCGGCGATTTCAATCGTATCGTTCAGCGGCGCCGCGAGCACGACCTGCGCGAGGATCGCCGCGATGTCGTCCGCGGCGATCGGCTGGAACAGGCCGTCGCCCACCCGCACCATGCCGCCTTCCGTGCTGAAATCAGCGATGCCGCCGATGAACTCCATGAACTGCGTCGCGCGCACGATCGTGTATGGCACACCTGCCGCTTCGATCACTTCCTCCTGCGCGACCTTGGCAGCGAAGTATGCGTTCTGCGGCATGCGGTCGGCGCCGACGATCGACAGCGCAACGTGATGACGCACGCCTGCTGCCACTTCGGTCTTACCAAGATTGCGCGCCGAAGTGCGGAAAAAATCGAGTACCGCCTGCGGCTCCCATGAGGGTGCGTTCGTCACATCCACCACGACGTCCGCGTCCACGAGCGCGTTGCTCAGGCCGTCGCCTGTCATGGTGTTGACGCCGCTACGCGGCGATGCGGCGAGCGCCGCATGGCCTGCCTCGTTGAGCAGCGTGACGAGACGCGAGCCGATCAGGCCGGAACCTCCGACTACGATGATCTTCATGGCAAATTCTCCAGATGAGGGTCAATGACCGCGCTGGGCGCGGTGAACGGGGCATTGCTTGAGGCCAGTATGGGACAATCATGACCCACTGATAAGGGCCAAGAATTGTCGATATGACTAGTCCAAGTTCTTTCCGCCCCCTTGCCCGCGAGACCGTCATGACCGTACCGCCCCCAGCATTGGCCATCGAAGTCGATCGGCAGCAGGCGTTGCCGATCTATCTGCAGATCTGCGAGCGTTTCAGAACGGCGATCGCGGCGGGGCATCTGCGCCCCGGCGATCGCGTGCCCGCGTTGCGTGGCCTCGCCACACAGCTGAACACGGCGCGCGGGACAGTCGAACTGGCCTACACGATCCTCGTCGACGAGGGCTACCTGCAGATGCGCGGTGCGGCAGGCACGTTCGTATCACCGTCGCTGCCGCCATCGGTACTGCGTTCCTCACAAAGGCAAGGCCTCGAGGAGGCGCATGGCAGAACGGACTCGAAAGAAGCGAGCGCGCCGAAGACGCCAGACGCATCACCCGGTGGGGAACCCTGGGCGCCGCGCCAACTGGCGATCACCGTCGCCATGAGCGGCGAGCCGCGGCCGTTGCAACCAGGCCTGCCAGCGCTCGACGCGTTTCCGCGCAAGGTATGGAACCGGCTCGTATCGCATCGCGCACGCAGTGGCGAACGCGCGGTGCTTGCCTACCCGGATCCGGCGGGCTACAGGCCGCTGCGCGAACACATCGCCACCTATCTCGGTCTCTCGCGCGGCGTAACTTGCCTGCCGGAACAGGTGTTCGTGACCGGTGGCTACCGCGCTACGCTCGAACTCGTGCTGCGCAGTCTCGCGAGCCCGAGTGATCACATGTGGTTCGAGGATCCCGGCTATCTGCTCGCGCGCAGCTTTCTGTCCGAGTCCGGCGTGCAGCTCGTGCCGGTGCCTGTGGATAGCGAAGGGATTGACGTCGAGCGCGGCACACAACTGGATCCGCAGGCGCGCTTCGCGCTGGTGACACCGTCGCATCAGAGCCCGCTCGGGCAAACGCTGTCGCTCGCAAGACGCATGGCGCTGCTGGAGTGGGCAGAAAAAGCGTCTCGCTGGATCATCGAAGACGACTACGACAGCGAGTTTCGTTACGTTGGGCGGCCCTTGCCGGCTTTGAAGAGCCTGGACCGGCATGACCGCGTGATCTACTGCGGCACGTTCAGCAAGGTGATGTTTCCCGGTCTGCGGCTCGCGTACGCGGTGGTGCCGCAGCGCGCTGTCGAGCGCGTGGGGCGGGTGGCGTGCAGCATGAACGCCGGCTCGCCAACGCTATTGCAGGCTGCCGTGGCAGACTTCATGGAGCAGGGACATTTCGCGCGGCATGTGAAGCGGATGCGTGCGTTGTACGGACAGCGGCGCCTGTTGATCGCGCCTGCGCTAGAGCAGGCGTTCGGTGAGCGGCTGATTGTCAATTTGCCACCCGGTGGGATCCAGTTCGCGGTGCAATTCGCCGAAGGCCCCGATGGCCCGGTCGACGATGTCGCCGTTGCCGCGCGTGCCCGCGAGGCTGGGCTTGCGGTGTTGCCACTTTCGATCTGGTACGCGAATGGCCGCATGCGGTGCACGCCGCGCGGCCTCGTGATGGGCTTCGCGAACGTCGCCGACGCGGGCGAAGCGGGCCGTCTCGCGCGAACGTTGCGCACCTGCCTGAACGGCTGACGCGCGGGGCAGGCGCCAAAATCCCGAACTCACGAAGCGCTGCGCGCCTAAGCTGCGGCGTGGATGGCCAACGCCTCTACTGATCGGTCAAGCGGGGGAGGGGCGTCATCGGCGCAACCACCGACACCCGGCGCTTGGCCGTATATCGTTTCACCTTCCAGTCGCGCCCCCTCCATTTCGCTGCATCAAAGGAGACGGAGCCGACAAGTATCCCCACATGGAGGGCTCCGGAGGCGGCGCCGTCAGGTGACGTTAGCGGATTCATGCTGCACGGGCCTACCTGTTGAGCGGTGTGCTCTCTTCCAGTTTGGCGTAACCGTGCGCCTCGATGACAGCGGGATCCACAACAATGTAGCCCAGTGATCTCAGTAGCGTCACTGCCTCAATTTCCGCTTCGGTGTGGGGCGGGTGCCTCGAAGGCGGGATGAAGGAAGTCGCTGGTCCTGCCGGCGCATCGTGCGGGAGGGCCAGGCTCTGGACAACTTCGCTGCTGGCGACAATCTCGCAGCGCTGCATATTGGGCCTCCAGGTAACTTCCACCGCGGTGCAGAATTTACTGGTGAAGATTTTTAGTTGCGTGCTTGCCTTCAGCCAGGCTACGAAGGATTCGCGCGATGCGGGCTGATAGCCTTGCAGCACAATTTCGAGGTTCTTGTGAGGCAAGCTTTCCGAATTTGGGGAGAGGTCGTCCAGCAGGCAGAGCTGCAGCGCCACGCGCTCGCGGTCAGCCTCCTGGTAAGTCAGGCAATCGGCGTCAACCATGCCTTCGCGCAGCAACTCGCACAGCAATGTCCAGGATCTGGGGTTCTTCTCGATGCAGCCTTCCAGGCCAGGGTCCAAGCTCGCTAGAATGGCAGGCATCGATGCGTGCCTGCCAGACGTGACTTCCATTGCGAATGAGACCGCATTGCGTGACGGGCTCCCCCGGCGCTGCAGCTTGTGCAGGAACTCGTCCTTGTACTCCTGGATCTCGGCGAGGGTCTCGGCAGCTTGGCTCCAGGCGTAGCTCTCGAGATTCTCGGCAAGCTTTCGCGCGGCCCTGGCCATGTCATAGGCGAGAACGCCAACATAGCTCTTGCACGCAGCACATTGGCATTGGAGGCGCCCGTAATGCAGAAATCCGGCATACAGCCGTTCCTGGTGCCCGCAGTGATCACACTCGAGGGCAAAGCCACCCTGGCGCGACGGGCGCTGGTTGGCAAGGAGTCCATCAACCTGGTATCGCGCTGGGTGAGCGCAACACGGACAGTCCCACATGATCCTGTGGGAACCGTCGCGCGCTGCCACCCTGCCAAATTGACGCTCCAGCGCACTTCGCGGAATACCCTGCGCTCGTCCAAGCACGTCGGCTGAGTAGCGCCAGTAGAAGTAGGAGTGAGCGGCAGCCGCCACCTCAGGTCCGTACTCGCGCAGCTCGTGTAGCACGCGTGGTGTGTGCCGAATCTGTTCGGCAAGACTATCGACCATGAAAGACCGACCCGGAACAAGCGCCTCCAGGGCCTGGCGGCTCTGCTCGACAAAGGCAGGCACATGATCGCGACGGATAGCGTTTTCCTCGTTGAGCCAGCGCGAATGTCCTGGCAGCGTATTGAGCGCATCGATGGCTTCTTTTAGTTCTGCTATCGGTGGGCAGGCCAGGAAGGTAAACGGCTTGCTGAACAGCAATGCATCGATCATCGCATCGTCTCCGGCAGAAGGGCACGCCCTCCAGGGCGTGGCCTGGTCCATCACTGGGGCGAAACCACTCCCTGGGCTATCGCACAGTACGCCGCCTTGGCGCCGGTCGGCGCAGGACTCTGCATGGATCTCTCCTCGCCTGAGATCGCACAGTAGGCGGCCGTCGTCGGTTTCAAGCCAAATTCGCGCTTGCCGAGCTGAGCGCTTGCCTCGGCCAGCCCGCGCAGGCGGACTTCATCCTGTGGTCCATCAATGCCGACATAGGGGTCATGATGCAGTACATGGCCAAAGATGCGCTCACAGTCGCTTGCATAGCGCCTGGTATCGACAATATGGGCGTGCCAGAATGCGTCCACCTGTTCACCGGGTACGACCGGTGCGTCGGGGTACTTTGCCGCGAGTTTGAGAAACCTGCGGTAACCCGCCTCGGCATCGGCCAGGCTTTCGAGGCTCCAATGGGCAGACTGTCCATGTAGGAGCTTGGCTTTGATCCTCGAGAAATCGAGCGCATCGATTGCTTGCCATGACCGTTCAATCGATTGTTGCTGCACTGTCATGATGTGATCCCTCCTATCGTTGAGTTGACGCTGGGGCGCGCGCCGGATTCCAGAATCAGGCGCGCATCGGCTGCGGTCCCTGCTCAGGCAGCGGGCCGTGCACAATATGGCTGGCGAGGAATGCGGTGACATCCTCGGCCGGAATGGGGCGGCTAAAATAGTAGCCCTGGACTTCGTCACAGCCCTCGCGGCGAAGAAAATCCAGTTGCGCCTCGTTCTCGACGCCTTCGGCCACGACCTCCAGAGCCATCTGGTGCCCCAGCCCGATGATCGCGCCCGTGATCTGCGCATCGCTCATGCTGTCGGGCAGATAGCGTATGAATGAGCGGTCGATCTTCACGGTATCGATCGGGAAACGGCTCAGGTAGGCGAGCGAGGAGTAGCCGGTACCGAAATCGTCAATGGCCAGCCGCACCCCGGTTCGCTTCAGGCGCGACAGCCAGCGCGCCGCTTGCTCGGCATCGCGCATTACCATGCTTTCGGTCAGTTCAAGTTCGAGCAGATGCCCTGGCAAGCCGGCTTGCTTCAGGGCAGCGAGAACGATTTGCCTCAAGTCCTTGTCGGCAAATTGCCGTGCGGACAGGTTAACGGAGACGCGTATCGGGGCAATGCCGTCGGCAAGCCATTGCGCATTCTGCCGGCAAGCCTCACGCAGTACCCACGCGCCAATCTGCACGATGGCGCCACATTCCTCCGCAATCGGTATGAAATCAGCTGGCATCACCAGGCCGAGTTTCGGATGGTGCCATCGGATCAGTGCTTCCACGCCGGTACAGGCATTGGTGTCCAGCGAGATTCGAGGCTGGTAGTGCAGCACGAACTCATCGTGCTCGAGCGCGCTGCGCAGATACGATTCTATGTCGATGCGATTCTGCAGGGAAACGCTCATTTCGCGCACATAGTATTGGAAGCCGTTCTTGCCGAGCTGCTTGGCGGCATACATGGCGAGATCAGCATGCTTGAGCAGAGTCTGCGCGTCATTGCCATCTTCGGGGAAGGAGCTGACGCCGATGCTCGCTGTCATTTGCAGCTCCTTGCCATTGACCACAAAGCCGGATGCGAGCGCGGCCTGGATACGCTTGATGATGCGATGCAAAAGGGAGAAGTCGTCGATCGGCTCGACCAGTACGACAAACTCGTCGCCACCAAGCCGGGCAATCAGTTCGGCTTCTCCAAGCGTGGCGCTAAAGCGATCTGCCACGGCGCGCAGCAAGTCGTCGCCTGCATTGTGGCCCATTGTGTCGTTGACCCTCTTGAACTGGTCCAGGTCAACAAAAAGGATGTCGAGACGATGTTGACGGGAGCGCGAACGCGCGAGGCTGCTCTCGAGATGACTTTTGAACATCAGCCGATTTGGCAGGCCGGTGAGCGCATCGTGATTGGCAAAAAAGCGCAAGGTCTCCTCGGCCTGGCGACGTAGGAGGAAGTGGCCAGTGTGACTTGCTATCGCGCTAGCCATGGCAAGCGCATGCGGATCGCGTGGACGCTTGGTGCGCGAATACAACTCCACCAGTCCAAGCGTGGTCGTACCCTTGCGTAGGGGGAAAACGAATACAGTTCGCATGCCCCCGTCGGCCAGCCATTGATGCTGAGGCAAACCCGCGATGGCGCTGCGGCTCGCATACCAATGTGGCTGCGTCAGTGCGTCTGCCTGATCTGCCTGCGGCTCGGCCGGCCGCCGTGCCAGCCAAGCTTCCAGTTCGTGCTCTCTGGCCTGGCGAACCGGCGCAAGTGTCAAGCCACGTCCAGCATCCGAGGGCCAGAACGCACCCGCCTCCCATTCCATTCCTGCAACCAGCGTCCGGACGATTTTTTCCAGGACTTCGGCCTCGCTGGACACGCTGGCGAGATGCAAGGCAACCAGATGTTCCTGCGCGCGAGCCTGCTCGATGAGCTTTCGTTGCGTAATGTCCTGCGCGGTGCCGCGCAGGACGGCCGTACCCGGTGGGCCATGCGCGTGGCCGATCAGGTGAATCCAACCCGTGCGTCCACGCGACGAGCGGTAGGGGCATTCGAGCTCGAAAGGGATGCGTTCCCGCAAGGCGGTTTGCATCTTCTGCCGCAACGCGCCGCGAAAGCGCGGGTCGGCTGCGCCTACCAGCGTGGCTGGCGTGAGATCCAGCACACGCACACCGAGCAGCCGGGCCATCTCCCGGGAGAAATAGGCCGCGTTGTGCTCAAGGTCGAGGCGCCAATCCCCAAGGTGCGCGATCCGTTGCGCCTGGGCCAGCCCCTCTTGACTCTCGCGCAGGCTTTGTGTCATGCCATCTGCCACCGCCAGGGCCCGTGAACGGGAACTGGATAGCGCGTAGGCCAGCCCGGCCAGTAGCGCGGTAATGATCAACCCGGCCCCAAGCATCACGCTCTTCAGGTAGCGTTGCGAGCCCGCCATGGCCTGGGCGTCGGCGGAGAAAACAATGAGCCAGCGCCGCCCTCCAAACGGCTGTGCCACTTCCTTGCGCAGGAAGGAACGATCGTCCGATGTGCTGGCCAGGCTAGCAGCCTTGGCTCTGGCGGTGGCGGTGGCCATCGAGCCGTCGGCGCTGTTATACAGCAAAGTCGCTGGGGACGGCGGCACCGGCTCGTCATCGAGTTTCCCGGCGTCGTACAGTTCGAAACGGGTCCCATACACGCGCTCGTTGCCGGCGATCTCCCCAAGCAGGCCGCTGATTCGTATGCCTGCACCAACGGAGCCAACGTAGGCATGGCGGCGCTGCTCCACTGAGTCGAGCAGTTGCCCCTTTCTGTAGACCGGAAGGCGCAAGGCAATGCCGACGTGTGGGCCTTTGGCTCCGCTGAAGATCAGGCGCCCGCTGCTCACTGCCTGCCCACTGTCGCGGGCGCTTTCGAGGGCGGCCAAGCGTCCCGGCTCGGCACCCATGTCGATGCCGATCGACGGCAAGTTGTTATGGAACGGCTCGACATAAGTCAACACGAAATAGGCTGGCCGCTC comes from the Cupriavidus basilensis genome and includes:
- a CDS encoding SDR family oxidoreductase → MKIIVVGGSGLIGSRLVTLLNEAGHAALAASPRSGVNTMTGDGLSNALVDADVVVDVTNAPSWEPQAVLDFFRTSARNLGKTEVAAGVRHHVALSIVGADRMPQNAYFAAKVAQEEVIEAAGVPYTIVRATQFMEFIGGIADFSTEGGMVRVGDGLFQPIAADDIAAILAQVVLAAPLNDTIEIAGPDREPFAEIITRYLKSVGDARPVVTDRNARYYGGQVEELSLVPLGDARIGRVNLDQWLAQTKGG
- a CDS encoding EAL domain-containing protein, which codes for MRKLLTQLLRPFGRVSTAAVTLGALLLGLLSTIVVHSLYTDLLEKDARLRFKSDTDDIARQIDTRIRLYTDVLVTMQALFGASDDISREEFRDFVNGLNLEQRYPGFQTLNYAPYVPASELASFVSSQRTDPSLRDAGVVFSIHPAGERPAYFVLTYVEPFHNNLPSIGIDMGAEPGRLAALESARDSGQAVSSGRLIFSGAKGPHVGIALRLPVYRKGQLLDSVEQRRHAYVGSVGAGIRISGLLGEIAGNERVYGTRFELYDAGKLDDEPVPPSPATLLYNSADGSMATATARAKAASLASTSDDRSFLRKEVAQPFGGRRWLIVFSADAQAMAGSQRYLKSVMLGAGLIITALLAGLAYALSSSRSRALAVADGMTQSLRESQEGLAQAQRIAHLGDWRLDLEHNAAYFSREMARLLGVRVLDLTPATLVGAADPRFRGALRQKMQTALRERIPFELECPYRSSRGRTGWIHLIGHAHGPPGTAVLRGTAQDITQRKLIEQARAQEHLVALHLASVSSEAEVLEKIVRTLVAGMEWEAGAFWPSDAGRGLTLAPVRQAREHELEAWLARRPAEPQADQADALTQPHWYASRSAIAGLPQHQWLADGGMRTVFVFPLRKGTTTLGLVELYSRTKRPRDPHALAMASAIASHTGHFLLRRQAEETLRFFANHDALTGLPNRLMFKSHLESSLARSRSRQHRLDILFVDLDQFKRVNDTMGHNAGDDLLRAVADRFSATLGEAELIARLGGDEFVVLVEPIDDFSLLHRIIKRIQAALASGFVVNGKELQMTASIGVSSFPEDGNDAQTLLKHADLAMYAAKQLGKNGFQYYVREMSVSLQNRIDIESYLRSALEHDEFVLHYQPRISLDTNACTGVEALIRWHHPKLGLVMPADFIPIAEECGAIVQIGAWVLREACRQNAQWLADGIAPIRVSVNLSARQFADKDLRQIVLAALKQAGLPGHLLELELTESMVMRDAEQAARWLSRLKRTGVRLAIDDFGTGYSSLAYLSRFPIDTVKIDRSFIRYLPDSMSDAQITGAIIGLGHQMALEVVAEGVENEAQLDFLRREGCDEVQGYYFSRPIPAEDVTAFLASHIVHGPLPEQGPQPMRA
- a CDS encoding cupin domain-containing protein translates to MKTIASFAAPLVLSSLLVMHPAVAAPQASVTPLTSEPLPEYPGKEVQMIVVDYPPGSADPVHRHDAHAFVYVLEGSIIMGVKGGREVTLKAGDTFHEGPDDIHTVGRNASATRPARFVVFLIKNKRAPILTPVK
- a CDS encoding glycine-rich domain-containing protein, whose protein sequence is MTVQQQSIERSWQAIDALDFSRIKAKLLHGQSAHWSLESLADAEAGYRRFLKLAAKYPDAPVVPGEQVDAFWHAHIVDTRRYASDCERIFGHVLHHDPYVGIDGPQDEVRLRGLAEASAQLGKREFGLKPTTAAYCAISGEERSMQSPAPTGAKAAYCAIAQGVVSPQ
- a CDS encoding SMP-30/gluconolactonase/LRE family protein; its protein translation is MFLRHFRPHRSQSGKLSRRRFLACCGGAALAAQAVARESGPLAATRLQEPVVLDERFQDVLQPGQLLERLATGAIWSEGPVWVPRLQSVLWSDIPNNRLLRWSAAGMEVFRQPAQFTNGHTLDLQGRLVSCEHGRRCISRTEADGKVVILADRYKGKRLNSPNDVVVRSDGSIWFTDPSYGILSDREGYKADQEQPGRHVYRMDPVTGALEVVADDFVQPNGLAFSPDESKLYISDTSASHDPDGNHHVRVLDVATNGRPGKRLASGGVFTVISPGLPDGLRVDRQGRVYITAEDGVHVHAPDGTALGHIAVPEKTGNCTFGSAPGSAARNRLYIAASSSLYAITLITTGAGHA
- a CDS encoding bestrophin family ion channel, which produces MPPATRQNVLSLKFVEEISCRTFYCTTYCTTYRTDVFQRYGEYPRQYEVINMRFVRAFFPLLPVGILTEFKKRIASVSGVMHGNMIRPVIPFSAMILWVYLALEQVVESTENPFEGSPDDVPVAQICRKIELELMDMLGEKSDVPEPTAEHGFVLL
- a CDS encoding carboxymuconolactone decarboxylase family protein is translated as MTQRVNYFQQSPELSKKLMELSALFQKTTIEAHIRELVELRTSQLNGCAFCVDMHVKMAKIHGERELRLHHVAIWRESTLFSPRERAALAWTEVLTNIPAQGVSDDIYDSVRTLFSETELSDLTFLVGAINSWNRLNVAFRMVPGSSDKAFGLDKANLE
- a CDS encoding PLP-dependent aminotransferase family protein: MTVPPPALAIEVDRQQALPIYLQICERFRTAIAAGHLRPGDRVPALRGLATQLNTARGTVELAYTILVDEGYLQMRGAAGTFVSPSLPPSVLRSSQRQGLEEAHGRTDSKEASAPKTPDASPGGEPWAPRQLAITVAMSGEPRPLQPGLPALDAFPRKVWNRLVSHRARSGERAVLAYPDPAGYRPLREHIATYLGLSRGVTCLPEQVFVTGGYRATLELVLRSLASPSDHMWFEDPGYLLARSFLSESGVQLVPVPVDSEGIDVERGTQLDPQARFALVTPSHQSPLGQTLSLARRMALLEWAEKASRWIIEDDYDSEFRYVGRPLPALKSLDRHDRVIYCGTFSKVMFPGLRLAYAVVPQRAVERVGRVACSMNAGSPTLLQAAVADFMEQGHFARHVKRMRALYGQRRLLIAPALEQAFGERLIVNLPPGGIQFAVQFAEGPDGPVDDVAVAARAREAGLAVLPLSIWYANGRMRCTPRGLVMGFANVADAGEAGRLARTLRTCLNG